The proteins below come from a single Corylus avellana chromosome ca3, CavTom2PMs-1.0 genomic window:
- the LOC132176219 gene encoding elongation factor 1-delta-like isoform X1 codes for MAVTFYDVNSPAGLKKLDDYLLTRSYITSYQASKDDITVYGALSKAPSAEYVNVSRWYNHIDALLRISGVSGEGCGVTVEGSAPITEEAIATPPIGDTKAAAAEDDDDDDVDLFGEETEEEKKAAEERAAAVKKSAKKKDSGKSSVLLDVKPWDDETDMKKLEEAVRSVEMEGLFWGASKLVAVGYGIKKLQIMLSIVDDLVSVDDLIEERLTVEPINEYVQSCDIVAFNKICK; via the exons ATGGCAGTCACATTCTATGATGTCAACTCGCCGGCTGGCCTGAAGAAACTTGATGATTACCTCCTTACTCGCAGTTACATTACAAG CTACCAAGCTTCAAAGGATGATATTACTGTATATGGAGCTCTTTCAAAGGCTCCATCAGCTGAATACGTTAATGTCTCTCGGTGGTACAACCATATCGATGCGCTCTTGAGGATCTC tGGTGTTTCTGGAGAAGGGTGCGGTGTCACTGTGGAGGGATCTGCTCCCATCACTGAGGAGGCAATTGCAACTCCTCCTATTGGTGACACAAAG GCTGCAGCTgctgaggatgatgatgatgatgatgttgacCTTTTCGGTGAAGAGACTGAAGAGGAGAAGAAGGCTGCGGAAGAACGTGCTGCTGCAGTTAAGAAATCTGCCAAAAAGAAAGACT CTGGCAAGTCATCAGTTCTTTTGGACGTGAAGCCATGGGATGATGAAACTGACATGAAAAAGCTTGAGGAAGCAGTGAGAAGTGTTGAGATGGAAGGGTTGTTTTGGGGAGCAT CTAAACTCGTAGCAGTTGGGTATGGTATCAAGAAATTGCAGATAATGCTTAGCATTGTGGATGACTTGGTATCTGTTGACGATCTCATTGAGGAACGTCTTACAGTTGAACCAATTAATGAGTATGTCCAGAGCTGTGACATTGTTGCCTTCAACAAAATATGTAAGTAG
- the LOC132176219 gene encoding elongation factor 1-delta-like isoform X2 gives MAVTFYDVNSPAGLKKLDDYLLTRSYITSYQASKDDITVYGALSKAPSAEYVNVSRWYNHIDALLRISGVSGEGCGVTVEGSAPITEEAIATPPIGDTKAAAAEDDDDDDVDLFGEETEEEKKAAEERAAAVKKSAKKKDSGKSSVLLDVKPWDDETDMKKLEEAVRSVEMEGLFWGASKLVAVGYGIKKLQIMLSIVDDLVSVDDLIEERLTVEPINEYVQSCDIVAFNKI, from the exons ATGGCAGTCACATTCTATGATGTCAACTCGCCGGCTGGCCTGAAGAAACTTGATGATTACCTCCTTACTCGCAGTTACATTACAAG CTACCAAGCTTCAAAGGATGATATTACTGTATATGGAGCTCTTTCAAAGGCTCCATCAGCTGAATACGTTAATGTCTCTCGGTGGTACAACCATATCGATGCGCTCTTGAGGATCTC tGGTGTTTCTGGAGAAGGGTGCGGTGTCACTGTGGAGGGATCTGCTCCCATCACTGAGGAGGCAATTGCAACTCCTCCTATTGGTGACACAAAG GCTGCAGCTgctgaggatgatgatgatgatgatgttgacCTTTTCGGTGAAGAGACTGAAGAGGAGAAGAAGGCTGCGGAAGAACGTGCTGCTGCAGTTAAGAAATCTGCCAAAAAGAAAGACT CTGGCAAGTCATCAGTTCTTTTGGACGTGAAGCCATGGGATGATGAAACTGACATGAAAAAGCTTGAGGAAGCAGTGAGAAGTGTTGAGATGGAAGGGTTGTTTTGGGGAGCAT CTAAACTCGTAGCAGTTGGGTATGGTATCAAGAAATTGCAGATAATGCTTAGCATTGTGGATGACTTGGTATCTGTTGACGATCTCATTGAGGAACGTCTTACAGTTGAACCAATTAATGAGTATGTCCAGAGCTGTGACATTGTTGCCTTCAACAAAATAT AA
- the LOC132176279 gene encoding UPF0235 protein At5g63440 isoform X2: protein MPKRKTDKAYVLDKNKHLARLNINEAGKVLLKRGEGKLEKQFRMNCMGCGLFVCYRSEEDLEFASFVYVIDGALSTVAAETNPQDAPVPPCISQLEGGLVQVAIEVEDRAQRSAITRVNADDVRVTVAAPAARGEANNELLEFMGKVLGLRLSQMTLQRGWNNKSKLLVVEDLSARQVYEKLLEAVQP, encoded by the exons ATGCCCAAAAGGAAGACTGACAAAGCATATGTGTTAGACAAGAACAAGCATCTTGCGAGGTTGAACATTAACGAGGCAGGAAAAGTTCTCTTGAAACG GGGTGAAGGGAAACTGGAGAAGCAATTCCGTATGAACTGTATGGGTTGTGGGCTCTTTGTCTGCTACCGCTCGGAAGAAGATCTGgaatttgcttcttttgtttatGTTATTGATGGTGCACTTAGTACAGTTGCTGCTGAAACTAACCCACAG GATGCTCCTGTTCCACCCTGTATATCACAGTTAGAAGGAGGGCTTGTTCAAGTTGCGATAGAAGTTGAAGACCGTGCCCAACGCTCAGCCATCACAA GAGTGAATGCTGATGATGTTCGTGTTACTGTGGCTGCACCTGCAGCCCGTGGGGAAGCTAACAATGAACTGTTGGAATTCATGGGCAAA GTGTTGGGTCTGAGACTGAGCCAGATGACTCTTCAGAGAGGGTGGAATAACAAATCAAAACTCCTTGTG GTGGAAGATTTGTCTGCTAGACAGGTGTATGAGAAACTTCTGGAAGCTGTGCAACCTTGA
- the LOC132176279 gene encoding UPF0235 protein At5g63440 isoform X1 — protein sequence MPKRTTHTYSSEDAAPDGPDSDLFVYYCKHCGSHVLITDTQLQKMPKRKTDKAYVLDKNKHLARLNINEAGKVLLKRGEGKLEKQFRMNCMGCGLFVCYRSEEDLEFASFVYVIDGALSTVAAETNPQDAPVPPCISQLEGGLVQVAIEVEDRAQRSAITRVNADDVRVTVAAPAARGEANNELLEFMGKVLGLRLSQMTLQRGWNNKSKLLVVEDLSARQVYEKLLEAVQP from the exons aTGCCGAAGAGAACAACGCATACGTACTCGAGCGAGGACGCGGCTCCGGATGGACCGGACTCCGATCTCTTTGTCTACTACTGCAAGCACTGTGGCTCTCACGTCCTCATAACAG ATACCCAGTTGCAGAAAATGCCCAAAAGGAAGACTGACAAAGCATATGTGTTAGACAAGAACAAGCATCTTGCGAGGTTGAACATTAACGAGGCAGGAAAAGTTCTCTTGAAACG GGGTGAAGGGAAACTGGAGAAGCAATTCCGTATGAACTGTATGGGTTGTGGGCTCTTTGTCTGCTACCGCTCGGAAGAAGATCTGgaatttgcttcttttgtttatGTTATTGATGGTGCACTTAGTACAGTTGCTGCTGAAACTAACCCACAG GATGCTCCTGTTCCACCCTGTATATCACAGTTAGAAGGAGGGCTTGTTCAAGTTGCGATAGAAGTTGAAGACCGTGCCCAACGCTCAGCCATCACAA GAGTGAATGCTGATGATGTTCGTGTTACTGTGGCTGCACCTGCAGCCCGTGGGGAAGCTAACAATGAACTGTTGGAATTCATGGGCAAA GTGTTGGGTCTGAGACTGAGCCAGATGACTCTTCAGAGAGGGTGGAATAACAAATCAAAACTCCTTGTG GTGGAAGATTTGTCTGCTAGACAGGTGTATGAGAAACTTCTGGAAGCTGTGCAACCTTGA